In a genomic window of Larus michahellis chromosome 3, bLarMic1.1, whole genome shotgun sequence:
- the GJE1 gene encoding putative gap junction epsilon-1 protein has protein sequence MSPNYMRSFSEGCLRPPTVIGQFHTLFFGSVRMFFLGVLGFAVYGNEALHFSCDPDKREVNLFCYNQFRPITPQVFWALQLVIVLVPGAFFHLYAACKSIKQEDILQKSFYSSFYVFSVFLRVILEAVAFWLQIQLFGFKVNAIYMCDMGAFEKKFNITRCMVPEHFEKTIFLIAMYTFTVITVVLCVAEIFEISCRRLGFLKTQ, from the exons ATGTCCCCCAACTATATGCGGAGCTTCTCGGAGGGATGT CTCAGGCCACCAACGGTAATTGGCCAATTCCATACTCTTTTCTTTGGCTCAGTCCGCATGTTTTTCCTTGGCGTTTTGGGCTTTGCTGTTTATGGAAATGAGGCCTTGCATTTCAGCTGTGACCCAGACAAGAGAGAGGTTAATCTTTTCTGTTACAACCAGTTCAGGCCTATAACTCCTCAg GTATTCTGGGCGTTACAGCTGGTGATTGTGCTGGTACCCGGAGCCTTTTTTCACCTTTATGCTGCGTGTAAGAGCATCAAACAAGAAGATATCCTCCAAAAGTCATTCTACAGCAGTTTTTatgtcttctctgttttcttaaGGGTTATCCTTGAAGCTGTGGCTTTTTGGCTTCAGATTCAGCTCTTTGGTTTCAAAGTGAATGCAATCTACATGTGTGATATGGGAGCAtttgaaaaaaagtttaacatTACCCGGTGCATGGTGCCAGAGCACTTCGAAAAGACAATTTTTCTTATTGCGATGTACACATTTACTGTGATTACAGTGGTCTTGTGTGTTGCCGAAATTTTTGAGATCTCATGTAGAAGGCTAGGTTTCTTAAAAACTCAATGA